In the Maribacter sp. MJ134 genome, one interval contains:
- the tpiA gene encoding triose-phosphate isomerase: MRSKIVAGNWKMNKNLDETEALLSALAAKLPDTVAEVMVAPTYINLTAAVRNLESSKIEVIAQNMHFAESGAYTGEISADMLLNVGINTAIIGHSERRAYFGETDEILAKKVTTALEKGIRVMFCFGEELEDRKSGNHFAVVESQLKNALFSLETSAWSKIILAYEPVWAIGTGETASPQQAQEMHAFIRKTIGEAFDTGVADKVSILYGGSVKPGNAEEIFSKPDVDGGLIGGASLVADDFVAIIKAI, from the coding sequence ATGAGAAGTAAAATTGTAGCTGGAAATTGGAAAATGAATAAGAATTTGGACGAGACGGAAGCCCTTTTATCTGCCTTGGCCGCCAAATTACCAGATACCGTCGCTGAGGTAATGGTTGCGCCTACCTATATCAACCTGACCGCTGCAGTACGCAATCTGGAATCATCAAAAATTGAGGTCATTGCACAGAATATGCATTTTGCGGAAAGCGGGGCCTATACTGGAGAAATTTCTGCGGATATGCTTTTAAATGTCGGTATCAATACAGCCATAATAGGTCACTCGGAAAGAAGAGCTTATTTTGGTGAAACTGACGAAATTTTAGCTAAGAAAGTGACTACTGCTCTAGAGAAAGGTATCAGAGTAATGTTCTGTTTTGGAGAAGAGTTGGAAGATCGCAAGTCCGGAAATCACTTTGCTGTGGTAGAAAGTCAATTGAAGAACGCATTATTCTCTTTAGAGACTTCGGCATGGAGTAAAATTATTTTAGCTTACGAGCCGGTTTGGGCCATCGGAACAGGAGAAACGGCGTCTCCGCAACAAGCTCAGGAAATGCATGCATTTATCCGTAAAACCATAGGAGAGGCCTTTGATACCGGTGTAGCCGATAAAGTGTCTATACTCTATGGCGGTAGTGTAAAGCCAGGAAACGCTGAGGAAATTTTTTCTAAGCCAGATGTAGACGGAGGTCTTATTGGCGGTGCGTCTTTGGTTGCGGATGATTTTGTCGCAATCATCAAAGCTATTTAA
- a CDS encoding DUF6691 family protein — protein MKFLKFLLVGIFFGIVLVKSEAVSWYRIFEMFKFQSFHMYGIIGSAVTLGIIGLFFIKRFKVKSIEGNPIALAPKNKSIARYILGGTIFGLGWALAGACPGPMYILIGAGVFPILIVIAAAMLGTFAYGLVREKLPH, from the coding sequence ATGAAATTTTTAAAATTCCTTTTGGTCGGTATATTCTTCGGGATTGTTCTTGTGAAATCTGAAGCTGTTTCTTGGTACCGTATTTTTGAAATGTTCAAATTTCAATCCTTTCACATGTATGGCATCATAGGTTCGGCAGTAACACTCGGAATCATTGGGCTTTTCTTTATAAAGCGATTCAAGGTAAAAAGTATTGAAGGCAACCCTATAGCCCTAGCTCCAAAAAACAAGAGCATAGCACGTTATATTCTAGGGGGTACAATTTTTGGTTTAGGTTGGGCATTGGCAGGAGCTTGTCCTGGACCAATGTACATCCTAATAGGTGCTGGCGTATTTCCTATTCTCATAGTTATTGCGGCAGCGATGTTGGGAACCTTTGCTTACGGACTAGTAAGAGAAAAATTACCACACTAA
- a CDS encoding YeeE/YedE family protein has product MEYLLQPWPWFVSGPLIAIILLTLVYFGKTFGMSSNLRTLCTLSGAGKYATFFQFDWKAQRWNLVMVLGAIVGGFIATQFLSDGTPIQLSEETITDLAEMNFNAAGHTLLPNEIYGWNAVLTFKGMCILIIAGFLVGFGTRYAGGCTSGHAITGLSNLQLPSLIAVIGFFIGGLIMTHFILPLLF; this is encoded by the coding sequence ATGGAATATCTGCTGCAACCATGGCCTTGGTTTGTCTCTGGGCCTCTTATCGCCATCATATTACTAACTTTGGTTTATTTTGGTAAGACTTTTGGTATGTCTTCCAATCTCAGGACACTTTGCACCTTATCAGGAGCTGGGAAATACGCCACCTTTTTTCAGTTTGATTGGAAAGCGCAGCGATGGAATCTAGTTATGGTACTTGGAGCTATCGTTGGCGGATTTATAGCAACACAATTTCTATCTGATGGCACCCCAATTCAATTGAGTGAAGAAACCATTACCGACTTGGCTGAAATGAATTTTAATGCAGCCGGACATACATTATTACCTAATGAAATATATGGATGGAACGCCGTTTTAACCTTTAAAGGTATGTGTATATTAATTATTGCGGGGTTCTTGGTAGGTTTTGGAACTAGATACGCCGGGGGTTGTACTTCCGGTCATGCCATTACGGGATTAAGTAATCTTCAGCTCCCCTCCTTGATAGCGGTAATAGGCTTTTTCATCGGAGGTTTGATCATGACACATTTTATTCTCCCTTTATTATTTTAA
- the prmA gene encoding 50S ribosomal protein L11 methyltransferase yields MENSVYIEYKFRIAPLQPASDILVAELGEVGFESFVENETGVLAYIQKQEWSADILDDVTILDNPNFKITHAIQEIEQENWNATWEQNFEPILVEGDCMIRAPFHEKSSATYDIVIEPKMSFGTGHHETTHMMVQHLLELDLVSRAVLDMGSGTGVLAILSALKGATVVDAIDIDNWCYLNAMENVKRNKVSFIAVYEGDASLLKNQEYDLIIANINRNILLEDIPKYVRCLKQEGILLLSGFYLEDLDLVNKKCSEQGLQFEKNFEKNKWVAAKYVF; encoded by the coding sequence ATGGAGAATTCTGTCTATATAGAGTATAAATTTCGAATAGCACCCTTGCAACCCGCGTCCGATATTTTAGTCGCTGAGCTTGGTGAAGTAGGATTTGAAAGTTTTGTGGAGAATGAAACAGGTGTTCTTGCTTACATTCAAAAACAAGAATGGTCTGCGGATATTCTTGATGATGTCACTATCCTAGATAACCCCAATTTTAAAATAACACATGCGATTCAAGAAATTGAACAGGAGAATTGGAACGCCACCTGGGAGCAGAATTTTGAACCCATTTTAGTGGAGGGTGACTGTATGATTAGAGCTCCATTTCATGAAAAATCCAGTGCCACTTACGATATCGTAATTGAACCTAAAATGAGTTTTGGTACGGGACACCATGAAACCACCCATATGATGGTTCAGCATCTTCTAGAATTAGACCTGGTAAGTAGGGCAGTACTGGACATGGGGAGTGGAACAGGTGTTTTGGCGATACTATCCGCTTTAAAAGGTGCAACGGTCGTTGATGCCATAGATATTGATAATTGGTGTTATTTGAACGCAATGGAAAATGTAAAGCGCAACAAGGTTAGTTTTATAGCGGTATATGAAGGTGATGCCAGTCTGTTAAAAAATCAGGAGTACGACTTGATAATTGCGAACATCAACAGAAACATTTTACTAGAAGATATACCTAAATATGTAAGATGCCTTAAACAAGAAGGCATACTCTTGCTGAGCGGGTTTTATTTGGAGGATTTGGATTTGGTCAATAAAAAGTGTTCGGAACAAGGTTTGCAATTTGAAAAAAACTTCGAAAAAAATAAATGGGTTGCAGCAAAATATGTATTTTAG
- a CDS encoding ATP-dependent Clp protease adaptor ClpS yields MSTKEKISEELLVEEETVRQNEIVLFNDDVNTFDHVIETLMSVCEHTPEQAEQCSLIVHYKGKCTVKTGEYNDLEPRCSRLLQAGLSAELV; encoded by the coding sequence ATGAGCACTAAAGAAAAAATTTCCGAAGAGCTACTTGTAGAGGAAGAGACCGTAAGGCAGAATGAAATTGTTCTCTTCAATGACGATGTCAATACTTTTGACCACGTCATCGAGACCTTGATGTCAGTCTGTGAACATACACCGGAACAGGCAGAGCAATGCTCTTTGATTGTTCATTATAAAGGCAAGTGCACTGTCAAAACAGGGGAGTACAATGACTTGGAGCCACGATGTTCTCGCTTGTTACAGGCCGGTCTGAGTGCAGAATTAGTCTAA
- a CDS encoding spondin domain-containing protein, with protein sequence MKQNFIKLMALSLLAVGCSEDDTVVDIPETNGPEVTGQASFVINEVAYQGNKIEILNNGNATADLGSHYICLGPGAYAQIANLEVEGSLNLAPGAFATLTYDLPAQSGGLGLYSADQFTNANAMVDFVQWGAAGNARENVAVEAGLWTAGDFVPVLGDANNTIIYDGDGNGVANWSETSTVTFGAENVLTMPEQMKQSIVLNEVQYGNLNYVEIFNNGDVALDLSGYWLCLGPGGYAQIGNLTPKTGTIELQAGEFLVLPFEMPDTQGGLGLYSTNSFTSSDAIVDFVQWGAAGSARENVAADAGIWNTGDFVPTVGLSASIEYDGEGDAASDWSAEAIPSLGEANDAAAKTTVFNVKISNVTNYLNVHTFTTPVGASAPGPLTTEGGQYQIEFQAVPGTKFTPVTMMGNSNDWFLAPEDFNGIDLWQNGSALNGVDIADQLILFDLGTEADNDSATFPPAGANVGPADANPLTRVVDRNGNRGDFYITAILDYTPGDGSAAGTFTLTITKKATNFVVTPGIVVLHALANPLFTLGEEDRGVGLEAIAEDGNPMPLYNWFKETGSQGAPLRLASSLSVFSPGLVYAFNGEKDPLVLQGESNNPANGLEELAEDGNNAIAISYLESLGLPVAASEETTPVGPGEDLTFTLEVPQGQNFKFGFSTMFVATNDWFVSYNNAGYPLFDVNGNPVSGFGASEKSYLYDAGTEIDEAVGFGIYQAPRQSAANEGPTDANTTIRRVNELNDVQFGKGTISSGPGVVWLQDPRGGYNIVRVEIQAQ encoded by the coding sequence ATGAAACAGAACTTTATCAAATTAATGGCTTTATCACTTTTAGCAGTAGGTTGCTCGGAAGACGACACTGTTGTAGATATTCCAGAAACCAATGGTCCAGAGGTTACCGGCCAAGCTTCCTTTGTAATAAATGAAGTAGCTTACCAGGGTAACAAAATTGAGATTTTAAACAATGGTAATGCTACGGCAGATTTAGGAAGTCATTATATATGTCTAGGACCTGGAGCTTATGCACAAATAGCTAACCTAGAAGTAGAAGGTAGTTTAAATCTTGCTCCCGGAGCCTTTGCAACCCTTACTTACGATTTACCAGCCCAGAGCGGTGGTTTAGGTCTTTATTCAGCAGACCAGTTCACCAATGCTAACGCCATGGTAGATTTCGTACAATGGGGAGCTGCAGGAAATGCGCGTGAAAACGTTGCCGTAGAAGCAGGATTATGGACTGCCGGTGACTTTGTCCCTGTTTTAGGGGATGCTAACAATACTATTATATATGACGGTGATGGAAATGGAGTTGCCAATTGGTCAGAAACCAGCACCGTTACCTTTGGTGCAGAAAACGTTCTTACCATGCCTGAGCAAATGAAACAATCTATTGTTTTGAACGAGGTACAGTACGGTAACCTTAACTACGTTGAAATCTTTAATAACGGTGATGTTGCTCTTGATCTTAGTGGATACTGGTTATGTTTAGGTCCAGGTGGTTATGCACAGATTGGGAACTTAACACCTAAAACCGGTACTATAGAACTACAGGCAGGAGAATTCCTTGTATTACCTTTTGAAATGCCAGATACCCAAGGTGGATTAGGACTTTACTCTACTAATTCATTTACAAGTTCGGATGCCATAGTAGATTTCGTACAATGGGGAGCTGCCGGAAGCGCACGTGAAAATGTTGCAGCCGATGCCGGTATATGGAATACTGGTGATTTTGTGCCAACAGTTGGTTTATCAGCGAGTATAGAATATGATGGTGAAGGCGATGCTGCTTCAGATTGGTCAGCAGAAGCTATACCTTCATTGGGGGAGGCTAATGACGCTGCCGCAAAGACAACGGTATTTAATGTTAAAATCAGCAACGTTACCAATTATCTTAATGTACATACATTTACTACTCCCGTTGGGGCATCTGCTCCAGGTCCTTTGACTACAGAAGGTGGTCAGTATCAAATAGAGTTTCAAGCGGTGCCTGGAACAAAATTCACTCCGGTAACAATGATGGGCAATAGTAATGATTGGTTCTTGGCCCCTGAGGATTTCAACGGAATAGATTTATGGCAAAATGGCAGTGCGCTTAATGGAGTAGATATTGCTGATCAATTGATACTTTTTGACCTTGGTACAGAAGCGGATAACGACTCTGCCACATTCCCGCCAGCAGGTGCCAATGTAGGACCAGCAGATGCTAATCCTTTGACTAGGGTTGTTGACAGAAATGGAAACAGAGGTGATTTCTATATAACTGCAATATTGGATTATACACCAGGTGATGGTAGTGCAGCAGGTACATTTACGCTAACGATTACCAAAAAAGCCACCAATTTTGTGGTTACTCCAGGGATCGTAGTTCTGCACGCACTGGCAAATCCTTTGTTCACTTTAGGTGAAGAGGACAGAGGAGTTGGTCTAGAAGCAATTGCAGAAGATGGCAATCCAATGCCTTTGTACAACTGGTTCAAGGAAACAGGTTCTCAAGGAGCTCCTCTACGTTTGGCATCTTCTTTAAGTGTTTTCTCCCCAGGTTTGGTTTATGCCTTTAACGGAGAAAAAGACCCATTGGTTTTGCAAGGCGAAAGTAATAATCCAGCAAACGGCTTAGAGGAACTTGCAGAGGATGGGAACAACGCTATAGCCATTTCTTACCTAGAAAGCCTGGGGCTACCAGTAGCAGCCAGTGAAGAAACCACGCCTGTTGGTCCAGGAGAAGATTTAACTTTTACGTTGGAAGTTCCCCAAGGACAGAACTTTAAATTTGGGTTTTCTACAATGTTCGTAGCAACGAACGACTGGTTTGTCTCGTACAATAATGCAGGATACCCTTTATTTGACGTAAATGGAAACCCTGTCTCAGGATTCGGAGCCAGTGAAAAATCATATTTATATGATGCAGGCACAGAAATTGATGAAGCTGTTGGTTTTGGAATTTACCAAGCTCCAAGACAATCTGCTGCGAATGAAGGCCCGACAGATGCAAACACGACTATTAGAAGAGTTAACGAACTTAACGATGTGCAGTTTGGAAAAGGAACTATTTCTAGCGGACCAGGTGTAGTTTGGTTGCAGGACCCAAGAGGTGGTTATAACATTGTAAGAGTGGAAATACAAGCTCAATAA
- a CDS encoding family 16 glycosylhydrolase, producing the protein MKKNFATFIFSMLSIIAVVVSCKNDDDIMLQGIIPENLVVDTNVSTNGSGVVEITPSADNAVTFIVSFEPDAANVVVGRGETATYKYTMTGQSSYDITVTAYSIGGGKISSTVTVNLEVSPQIDPEVLQNLAGAGSKRWVWAQTTGGHFGVGPTTGDFPEFFSATPNSLNPCLYDDVLVFSFDDNGTLTYTLDPGADGQVFVNWTEVNRFFPEASPEQFVDECRDISAQASFQSEFNVTDNVDGTRTLSVGDSFLSYWAVISGEYQITELTENKLTVRGISQPFNGDDPLAWYSTFVPEGDTSGGEPLVSVFSNLVWSDEFDADGAPDPANWTYDLGNGDNGWGNGELQSYTDDASNVIVEGGNLKITARTEASNGQGIYYFDDLQLFNAGGASQSVIQDFEGAAPAFTDFGGAFSAVIANPDASGLNTSATVAQTTKPQGSETFAASFFDVTTAIDIPANPEIRLKTWSPIANAVVRIKLEDSSNGDNFAEVDAMTTVAGAWEELTFDFSGAGAFNYDRVVIFFDFGNPGTAGAGFSSARIKTEGLQEFTYGRVAARAKLPTGGGTWPAIWMLGGDYLTNPWPAAGEMDIMEHVGNQQDIVFASTHDPNNFGGNARTGSTLVEGASEDFHLYEMEWTETEIKFAVDGIVYHTVSNDGTLPFNKDFFFILNVAMGGNFGGTVDPAFTESSMEIDYIRMYQ; encoded by the coding sequence ATGAAAAAGAATTTTGCAACTTTTATCTTTAGTATGTTGAGCATAATTGCGGTTGTCGTTTCTTGTAAGAACGATGACGATATTATGTTGCAGGGTATAATTCCAGAAAACTTGGTAGTAGATACTAACGTCTCAACAAACGGATCAGGTGTAGTGGAAATTACACCAAGTGCGGACAATGCGGTTACGTTTATCGTAAGTTTTGAGCCAGATGCTGCTAATGTCGTCGTAGGTAGAGGCGAGACCGCTACTTACAAGTACACTATGACAGGGCAATCTAGCTACGATATCACGGTTACTGCATACAGTATTGGTGGTGGTAAAATTAGTTCTACTGTTACCGTTAATCTCGAAGTAAGTCCCCAGATAGATCCTGAGGTACTTCAAAACTTAGCAGGTGCTGGTTCTAAGAGATGGGTTTGGGCTCAAACGACTGGTGGGCATTTCGGGGTTGGTCCAACAACAGGTGATTTTCCCGAGTTTTTTAGTGCTACACCAAACTCATTGAACCCTTGTTTATATGACGACGTTCTAGTTTTCAGCTTTGATGACAATGGTACTTTGACCTATACCCTTGACCCAGGAGCGGACGGCCAAGTTTTTGTAAACTGGACAGAGGTAAACCGATTCTTCCCTGAGGCAAGTCCAGAACAATTTGTAGATGAATGTAGGGATATAAGTGCGCAGGCTAGCTTTCAAAGTGAGTTTAACGTTACAGATAATGTTGATGGTACACGCACTCTTAGTGTAGGGGATAGCTTCCTTAGTTATTGGGCGGTAATTTCCGGAGAATATCAAATTACGGAACTTACAGAAAATAAATTAACCGTAAGGGGAATAAGTCAACCGTTTAATGGTGACGATCCACTAGCCTGGTACAGTACTTTTGTTCCCGAAGGAGACACTAGTGGTGGTGAGCCATTAGTATCGGTTTTCTCTAATCTGGTATGGTCGGACGAGTTTGATGCTGACGGTGCTCCAGATCCTGCAAATTGGACCTATGACCTTGGTAATGGTGATAACGGATGGGGAAATGGTGAGTTACAATCCTACACGGACGATGCTTCAAATGTTATTGTTGAAGGAGGTAATCTAAAGATTACTGCGCGCACTGAGGCTTCTAATGGGCAGGGTATTTATTATTTTGATGACTTACAGTTATTTAATGCGGGAGGTGCTAGCCAAAGTGTAATCCAAGATTTTGAAGGTGCTGCGCCCGCTTTTACTGATTTTGGAGGTGCTTTCTCCGCTGTAATAGCCAATCCTGACGCAAGTGGTTTGAATACGTCGGCCACGGTGGCACAGACTACAAAACCGCAGGGTTCCGAAACTTTTGCCGCATCATTCTTCGATGTCACTACGGCAATAGATATCCCCGCTAATCCTGAAATAAGACTTAAAACGTGGTCCCCGATAGCTAATGCCGTTGTGAGGATAAAATTGGAGGATTCTTCCAATGGAGATAACTTTGCAGAAGTTGATGCTATGACGACCGTTGCAGGTGCATGGGAAGAGTTAACTTTTGATTTTAGTGGTGCCGGAGCTTTTAATTATGATAGAGTTGTAATATTCTTTGATTTTGGTAACCCAGGAACGGCTGGTGCCGGATTCTCCTCTGCTAGAATAAAAACGGAAGGATTACAGGAGTTTACGTACGGAAGGGTGGCCGCTAGAGCCAAACTACCCACTGGAGGCGGTACTTGGCCTGCCATTTGGATGTTAGGAGGAGATTACCTGACAAACCCTTGGCCAGCAGCGGGTGAAATGGATATTATGGAGCACGTAGGCAATCAACAAGACATTGTATTTGCCTCCACACATGATCCAAATAACTTTGGTGGTAATGCTAGAACAGGTTCTACATTGGTTGAGGGTGCATCCGAGGATTTCCATCTGTACGAAATGGAATGGACGGAAACAGAAATTAAATTTGCCGTGGATGGTATAGTTTACCATACCGTGAGCAATGACGGCACCTTACCGTTCAATAAAGATTTCTTCTTTATTCTGAACGTTGCCATGGGAGGAAATTTTGGCGGTACCGTTGATCCTGCCTTCACAGAATCTAGCATGGAAATAGATTATATAAGAATGTACCAGTAG
- a CDS encoding triple tyrosine motif-containing protein, producing the protein MRSLFLVVFIFCCNCVYSQALPPIQNFTPLDYNGENQNWGITQGEDGHIYVANNHNLLEYDGVRWNIYKSPNASVFRSIDAKGSLLFTGQYLEFGFWERDDFGNLNYTSISKQLKEPMLEDEEFWNIVTVEDWVLFQSLDRIYSYNIQTKEFEILEAESNKAHIFKVEGTVYFQNQNEGIYRIRNGKPILVVDDSTIKGRGVVGIYKTDDYLTLVLDDAQILHVSEKESVVSSISATNDLKGLNVYCTAQLKDGSLVLGTISKGIFQISSTGQLIRRINQRKGLNNNTVLAVFQDVDDNLWLGLDNGLSIINLNSPFNEYVDNLGRLGLVYTSKSFDNNLYLGTNQGLFVKPENTEDDFKMIAGTDGQVWSLRAIDNILFCGHNKGTFLIENENARLISKLPGTWDMKAINESAEVILQGNYDGLSTLKKENGNWIFGSKISGFDISSRFFEILDDGKILVNHEYKGLYELTVDSTFRKVLHSETHPIMGHGSSILEYQNKLIYASLDAAFRKEEDSLVFKPDTTLIRMLFTEEGGVTSALIPDKKANRFWCFTKKGLTYIVPSAFNSTLKAQTIPIPTFFRKSLGVLGFENLTGIKDEKYLIGISNGYVELDVAKVKESVHRIKINQVSNRLGIEETSRMSLSSTQLLPHNQNSVSFYYAVPQYDKFSEVFYQYRLLGLYDEWSPWGNLPEMSFNNLAYGTYEFQVRAKVGNSISENMASYTFQIERPWYWSRLAIILYFIGLMVVLFGVHRLYKSYYSKKQKRILNIEKKKSKRKKLKAEKELIEVRNDKLKSEIEAKNRELAVATMSMIKKNEFLNAIKHELTKIESTAEIKSVIRTIDKSITNEDDWKFFEKAFNNADKEFLKKIRNIHPALSPNDLKLCAYLRLNLTSKEIAPLLNISVRSVEVKRYRLRKKLDLSHESSLTKYIMEL; encoded by the coding sequence TTGCGTTCGTTATTCCTTGTAGTATTTATTTTTTGCTGTAATTGCGTCTATTCGCAAGCACTCCCTCCTATACAGAACTTTACACCCCTGGATTATAACGGAGAGAATCAAAATTGGGGTATTACCCAAGGAGAGGATGGTCACATATATGTAGCTAACAACCATAATTTATTGGAGTACGATGGTGTACGCTGGAATATTTATAAATCACCTAACGCGTCGGTTTTTCGGTCTATAGATGCCAAGGGGTCCTTGCTGTTTACAGGTCAATATTTAGAATTTGGATTTTGGGAAAGAGACGACTTTGGGAATTTGAATTATACCTCCATATCCAAGCAGCTTAAAGAACCTATGCTCGAGGATGAGGAGTTTTGGAATATCGTAACGGTAGAAGACTGGGTGTTGTTTCAATCATTGGATAGAATTTATAGCTATAATATTCAAACCAAGGAATTTGAAATATTAGAAGCTGAATCTAACAAGGCTCATATTTTTAAAGTAGAAGGTACGGTATACTTTCAAAATCAAAATGAAGGTATTTATAGGATTCGGAACGGTAAACCTATATTGGTTGTTGATGATTCTACCATTAAAGGTAGAGGTGTAGTGGGTATTTATAAAACAGACGATTATCTCACCTTGGTTCTAGATGATGCGCAGATACTTCATGTAAGTGAAAAAGAGAGTGTGGTATCCAGTATTTCTGCAACGAACGATTTAAAAGGGCTAAATGTATATTGTACGGCACAACTCAAGGACGGTTCTCTTGTTCTAGGAACAATTTCCAAGGGAATTTTTCAAATCAGTAGTACGGGGCAACTTATTAGAAGAATAAACCAGCGTAAAGGTCTTAACAACAATACGGTCTTAGCGGTTTTTCAAGATGTGGATGATAATCTCTGGTTAGGTCTTGATAATGGTTTAAGCATAATAAATCTTAATTCACCTTTCAATGAATATGTGGATAATCTTGGTCGTTTGGGTCTAGTATATACATCAAAATCATTTGACAATAACCTTTATTTAGGTACCAATCAAGGACTTTTTGTTAAGCCAGAAAACACCGAGGACGACTTTAAAATGATAGCCGGTACCGATGGCCAAGTTTGGAGTTTGAGGGCTATTGATAATATTCTTTTTTGTGGTCACAACAAAGGTACCTTTCTTATTGAGAATGAAAACGCACGTTTAATTTCCAAACTACCAGGTACATGGGATATGAAAGCTATCAATGAAAGTGCCGAGGTAATTCTTCAGGGAAATTACGATGGGTTATCTACCCTAAAAAAGGAAAATGGGAATTGGATTTTTGGTAGTAAGATTTCCGGATTCGATATTTCAAGTAGATTTTTTGAAATTCTAGATGACGGGAAAATACTGGTCAATCATGAATACAAGGGGTTATACGAACTTACTGTCGATTCCACTTTTCGCAAAGTACTTCATTCTGAAACACATCCAATAATGGGACATGGTTCTAGTATTTTGGAATATCAGAATAAACTTATTTATGCATCTTTGGATGCAGCTTTTAGAAAAGAGGAAGATAGTTTGGTCTTCAAGCCAGATACGACCCTTATCAGAATGTTGTTCACTGAGGAAGGTGGTGTAACAAGTGCTCTGATACCGGATAAAAAAGCCAATAGGTTTTGGTGCTTTACTAAAAAAGGACTCACCTATATTGTTCCAAGTGCCTTCAACAGCACCTTGAAAGCGCAGACCATACCAATCCCAACTTTTTTTCGTAAAAGTTTGGGGGTCTTGGGTTTTGAAAATCTTACTGGAATCAAAGATGAAAAATATCTAATTGGCATTTCTAATGGTTATGTAGAGTTAGATGTAGCCAAAGTGAAAGAATCTGTGCATCGTATAAAAATCAACCAAGTCAGTAATCGGTTAGGAATAGAGGAGACCTCCAGAATGTCCCTATCCTCAACGCAGCTATTGCCACATAATCAAAATTCTGTTTCTTTTTATTATGCAGTACCGCAGTATGATAAGTTCAGTGAGGTATTTTATCAATATCGTCTACTTGGGTTGTATGATGAATGGAGTCCATGGGGCAACTTACCGGAGATGTCGTTCAACAACTTAGCGTATGGTACTTACGAATTTCAAGTAAGGGCTAAAGTGGGTAATTCTATTTCAGAAAATATGGCGTCGTATACGTTTCAGATAGAGCGACCTTGGTATTGGTCTAGATTGGCAATAATCCTATATTTCATCGGTTTAATGGTTGTTCTTTTTGGCGTACACAGATTATATAAATCGTACTACTCCAAAAAACAAAAAAGAATTCTGAATATTGAGAAAAAGAAATCGAAGCGGAAAAAACTCAAGGCCGAGAAAGAACTGATTGAAGTAAGGAACGATAAATTAAAGAGTGAGATTGAAGCTAAGAATCGTGAACTGGCCGTAGCCACAATGAGTATGATTAAGAAGAATGAATTTTTGAACGCCATAAAACACGAGCTCACCAAGATTGAAAGTACTGCGGAAATTAAGAGTGTAATTAGGACTATTGACAAAAGCATAACGAATGAAGACGATTGGAAATTTTTTGAAAAAGCGTTTAATAATGCGGATAAGGAGTTTTTAAAAAAGATAAGAAATATCCATCCAGCGCTTTCGCCAAATGATTTAAAGCTTTGCGCCTACCTAAGATTAAATTTGACCTCTAAAGAAATAGCACCCTTACTAAATATTTCTGTTCGTAGCGTTGAGGTAAAACGCTATCGATTGCGTAAGAAATTGGATTTATCTCATGAAAGTAGTCTTACCAAATATATTATGGAGTTATAA